A single genomic interval of Armigeres subalbatus isolate Guangzhou_Male chromosome 1, GZ_Asu_2, whole genome shotgun sequence harbors:
- the LOC134205587 gene encoding mitochondrial protein C2orf69 homolog, with protein MHALRCNDTTTAGGGTTTGAVLAGSGTSSGGGIAGGGGTSLGSTSILQLPSLPQQQASPQQQQASPMPKGCPVRINGIKGYQNRTNHIIYCPPLLRSKDDCSAVVYFGGDVQDIPEKMETNRDNKNYIKWNLENTALLLRDSFPRAHIVVVRPMRMEYSTFSCFDNFVRGNNAGIPDHTPMHFSLQHLEELLINLTKKLTKPVLEPDLLHKLIAATNSSLCGTGLDGSQDMEVDVIQSDIQNSTANSASSSVAGTTDNNADINDLLWWRESLNLDKANLALMGFSKGCVVLNQFIYEFHYYKTLTPDDSTMMRLVSRIKDMYWLDGGHGGGKNTWITSRSLLETLCRLGINVHVHVTPYQIQDDHRPWIRKEEKAFTDLLKRLGACFDRHLYPSEANSTNLFTHFEVLNRFRQYQINVFAQQHLQQQQLTATNLSTAIEDNAQLQKQQQHQHLQQSDMHPTEAEETDASGVEHMITGPETDMEDDKLGSAAVEDDDDEESGTK; from the exons ATGCATGCATTGCGGTGCAATGATACAACGACAGCCGGAGGTGGAACAACAACTGGCGCTGTCTTGGCCGGCAGCGGGACAAGTTCTGGCGGAGGCATTGCTGGTGGAGGGGGAACGAGTTTGGGAAGCACGTCAATCCTCCAGCTACCTTCTCTACCCCAACAACAAGCATCGCCCCAGCAGCAACAGGCTTCACCAATGCCCAAAGGATGTCCAGTGCGGATAAATGGTATAAAAGGATACCAGAATCGAACGAATCATATCATCTATTGTCCACCACTACTGCGATCCAAAGACGACTGTTCGGCGGTGGTATACTTCGGTGGAGATGTACAG GATATCCCAGAGAAGATGGAAACCAATAGAGACAATAAAAATTACATCAAATGGAACTTGGAGAATACGGCCTTGCTTCTGAGGGATTCGTTCCCCAGGGCCCACATCGTTGTTGTACGTCCAATGCGTATGGAGTATAGCACGTTCAGTTGCTTCGACAATTTCGTACGGGGTAACAATGCCGGAATTCCGGATCACACGCCGATGCACTTCTCGTTGCAGCATTTAGAAGA gTTACTAATCAACTTGACGAAAAAGTTAACGAAACCCGTGCTAGAGCCAGATCTTCTACACAAGTTGATAGCTGCAACAAATTCCTCACTATGTGGAACAGGCTTGGACGGAAGTCAGGATATGGAAGTAGATGTTATTCAA TCGGATATTCAGAACAGCACAGCTAACTCAGCTTCATCGTCGGTAGCGGGTACTACGGACAACAATGCGGACATCAACGATTTATTATGGTGGCGGGAGAGCCTCAATCTGGACAAAGCTAACCTTGCCTTAATGGGTTTCAGCAAAGGTTGTGTCGTTCTCAATCAATTCATCTACGAGTTTCATTACTATAAGACCCTCACTCCCGATGACAGCACAATGATGCGATTGGTGTCTCGGATAAAGGACATGTACTGGCTTGATGGCGGTCATGGCGGAGGCAAGAACACTTGGATCACCTCGCGAAGTCTCCTGGAGACCCTTTGTCGGTTAGGGATCAACGTCCACGTGCACGTTACGCCATATCAGATCCAAGACGACCATCGGCCGTGGATTCGCAAAGAGGAGAAGGCTTTCACGGATTTGCTCAAACGCTTGGGTGCTTGCTTCGATCGTCACCTGTATCCAAGTGAAGCCAATTCCACCAACCTGTTTACTCACTTCGAAGTACTGAATCGCTTCCGGCAGTACCAGATCAACGTCTTCGCACAACAGCACCTGCAACAACAGCAGTTAACCGCCACAAACTTGTCTACCGCAATAGAAGATAATGCCCAACTCCAAAAGCAGCAGCAACACCAACACTTGCAACAATCGGATATGCACCCAACGGAGGCCGAGGAAACGGATGCCAGTGGTGTTGAGCACATGATTACCGGGCCCGAAACGGATATGGAGGACGACAAATTGGGGAGTGCCGCCGTCGAAGATGACGACGATGAGGAAAGCGGTACTAAGTAA